Proteins from a single region of Diorhabda sublineata isolate icDioSubl1.1 chromosome 2, icDioSubl1.1, whole genome shotgun sequence:
- the LOC130452831 gene encoding protein cornichon, with translation MAFNFPAFAYIIALVVDAFLIFFSLFHVIAFDELKTDYKNPIDQCNSLNPLVLPEYLLHLIFNILFAASGEWFSLFLNIPLIAYHINRYRTRPVMSGYGIYDPTSIMNADVLTRCQREGWIKLAFYLLSFFYYLYGMIYVLISN, from the exons ATGGCATTTAATTTTCCTGCATTTGCATATATAATTGCTCTTGTTGTAGatgcatttttaatattcttttctCTCTTCCACGTAATAGCTTTTGATGAACTAAAAACTGATTATAAAAATCCAATTGATCAATGTAATAGTCTAAACCCG CTAGTATTACCGGAATATTTacttcatttaattttcaatattctttttgCTGCTTCTGGAGAATGGTTCTCCTTATTCCTGAACATTCCTTTAATAGCCTACCACATCAACAGATATCGCACAAGACCAGTGATGTCAGGTTATGGTATATATGATCCCACAAGTATCATGAATGCAGATGTACTTACAAGGTGTCAAAGAGAAGGATGGATCAAATTGGCTTTCTACTTATTAAGCTTTTTCTACTACCTCTACGG AATGATATACGTTTTAATTTCCAACTGA
- the LOC130452821 gene encoding gamma-secretase subunit Aph-1 has translation MTLAEFFGCTCLAFGPPFTMFVFTIAHDPIRIIILVAAAFFWLVSLLLSSIVWVALIPIKTYLQFAIFYTVLFQEIFRFAIYKILRRAEYGLKKITENSTTLTENKHILAYVSGLGFGIMSGAFSLINILADAVGPGTMGLKAGKETFFLTSSAIGLCFILLNTFWSVIFFNACDNRNYINLGYVILSHLLASYLTLLNSQYNYWECITTLYILMIFTGCFALKIAGGTIRSLTNGLKFKATI, from the coding sequence ATGACATTAGCAGAGTTTTTTGGTTGCACATGCCTAGCCTTCGGGCCACCATTTACAATGTTTGTGTTTACAATTGCACATGATCCTATACGAATTATTATCCTGGTTGCTGCAGCATTTTTCTGGTTAGTCTCGCTACTTTTATCATCGATTGTTTGGGTTGCATTAATTCCTATTAAAACGTATCTCCAGTTTGCGATATTCTATACAGTATTATTTCAAGAAATCTTCAGATTCGCTATTTATAAAATACTTCGAAGAGCAGAGTATGGTTTAAAGAAAATTACAGAAAACAGTACCACTTTAACTGAAAATAAACACATATTGGCTTACGTGAGTGGCTTAGGATTTGGAATTATGAGTGGAGCTTTTTctctaataaatatattagcTGATGCAGTCGGACCAGGAACTATGGGATTGAAGGCAGGAAAGGAAACCTTTTTCTTAACGAGTTCAGCAATTGGTTtatgttttattctattaaatactttttggagtgtcatattttttaatgcGTGCGATAATAGAAACTATATAAATTTGGGTTATGTTATTCTGTCACATTTATTAGCTTCATATTTAACATTATTGAATAGTCAATACAATTATTGGGAATGTATTACTACTTTGTACATATTAATGATTTTCACTGGTTGTTTTGCTCTAAAAATTGCGGGGGGAACAATCCGTTCATTAACAAATGGGTTGAAATTCAAAgcaacaatttaa